A DNA window from Coffea arabica cultivar ET-39 chromosome 6c, Coffea Arabica ET-39 HiFi, whole genome shotgun sequence contains the following coding sequences:
- the LOC113692408 gene encoding putative disease resistance RPP13-like protein 1, with translation MDAAVISFGSSAFSALLQVGLDRVASREFLNLFGERKHDDTILNKLKRNLWLAQAVLNDAESKQAGYDEKWMDELQDAVYDADDLLDQISTEALKVRVEHEQQSMINQVSTCTSYLSNEFLQHITPKVTELVDLLEELVQKLKILGPGKIEVNKQSRRDCSVSLVDESGVYGRDDDKEKMIKMLLCDDRRGKGNTVIPIVGMGGVGKTTVAQLVCNDKRVKAHFDVIAWVCVSEEHDVIKITKSLLEGLGSLCESMETLSSLQVKLQQSLIGKKFLFVLDDVWNSSYNDWEMLKSPFSSGKQGSKIIVTTRDERVARMIRNGPIHFLDLISDEDCWSLFETHAFRNEDSMRNQELEVIGKEIVKKCKGLPLAAKVAGGLLGSKGTLKEWEDIFNSDEWCQSNSRDGILPALRLSYIHMPSHLKRCFAYCALFHKDYKFKKEELILLWMANDLLEHPGNTKRIEDVGDEYFCELRQRAFFQTSSDDSFYMHDLINDLANSVSGKYYVRLEDHHQQHSLVNKVRHFSYTCSFWDVYEKFKQLSQATHLRTFLPIRKDKLYIRPISKKFLHEILPNLTSLRVLSLAGYSLPYLPDSIQRLKQLRLLNLSLSNIENLPDWVCTFYNLQTLLLSDCKNLEELPDDMGKLLNLRHLDITGTPLKKLPAQIGELKCLQVLTTFVCNKDPGLMIEDLGKLCNLRGKLTVSGLENAGNGLDATLANMKGKKHLEDLSLEWNGTADDSQEAIDILQKLQPSSRIKRLEVKGYGGSRFPDWLADQSFHNVVSVILSRCSNCFCLPALGQLPSLKFLTIADMGKISIIDMQFYGNGSVFEIFQSLQILRIEEMPEWKDWLVPRKGVFCGLQELHIINCPKLVGDLPKQLLSLTEFELSGCPGLVLSDGRFSMFNSLDLYSLKKLKISNMPSLEDFTSELKKLTGLEDFEIGNCPKLISIFDMGRLPASLKTLKISGCPQMQFLPKDCLFGSLEQLRIREAGDAPKDLSLGLLQKIRDLEIQDCEGLESLSFEHGSENLASLGSILVWGCGNLRSFLQEGLPAANLTWIMLYGCKKLKLLPKGMRSLLPSLRLLYMWNCPEIECFPEEGLPFSLETLEIYNCEILMSRRREWNLQTLPSLRELMIGETHQQLFPEDWLLPSTLRVLRIYFLHDLEALSYKSLKQLISLETLCIWGCHHLQSLPKEGLPRSLSQLIVYDCPLLKPHLDCATGQDWRKVAHISCLMVDGEFVP, from the coding sequence ATGGATGCTGCTGTTATATCATTTGGAAGTTCTGCTTTTTCTGCTCTCCTTCAAGTGGGGCTTGACAGAGTGGCTTCACGTGAGTTCCTGAATCTGTTTGGGGAACGAAAGCACGATGATACAATTTTGAACAAGCTAAAGAGGAACCTGTGGTTGGCCCAGGCAGTGCTGAATGATGCTGAAAGTAAGCAGGCTGGATATGATGAGAAGTGGATGGATGAGCTTCAAGATGCAGTTTATGACGCAGATGACTTGCTGGATCAGATAAGCACGGAAGCTTTAAAAGTAAGAGTGGAGCATGAGCAACAAAGTATGATCAACCAGGTTAGCACTTGCACATCATATTTGAGTAATGAGTTCCTTCAGCATATTACGCCTAAGGTAACAGAACTAGTTGATTTACTAGAGGAACTtgtacaaaaattaaaaatcctAGGCCCAGGAAAGATTGAGGTGAATAAACAGTCTCGTAGAGATTGTTCAGTTTCTTTAGTTGATGAAAGTGGTGTATATGGTAGAGATGATGATAAAGAGAAGATGATTAAGATGCTACTGTGTGATGATAGACGTGGAAAAGGTAATACTGTGATCCCAATTGTTGGGATGGGTGGGGTTGGGAAGACCACTGTTGCACAGCTGGTTTGCAATGATAAGCGTGTGAAGGCACATTTTGACGTTATAGCTTGGGTCTGCGTGTCTGAGGAGCACGATGTTATTAAGATAACAAAATCACTGCTTGAGGGATTAGGATCACTGTGTGAATCTATGGAAACCTTAAGCTCCCTTCAGGTAAAGTTGCAGCAAAGTCTAATCGGGAAGAAGTTCCTTTTCGTTCTGGATGATGTATGGAACAGTAGCTACAATGACTGGGAGATGCTGAAGAGTCCTTTCAGTAGTGGGAAACAAGGGAGCAAGATCATAGTGACAACACGTGATGAAAGAGTTGCACGAATGATTCGTAATGGACCCATTCATTTTTTGGATTTGATATCAGACGAAGATTGCTGGTCTTTGTTTGAGACGCATGCATTCAGGAATGAAGATTCCATGAGAAATCAAGAACTTGAGGTGATAGGTAAGGAGATAGTAAAGAAGTGCAAAGGGCTGCCTTTGGCTGCTAAAGTTGCTGGAGGACTCTTGGGATCAAAAGGGACACTCAAAGAGTGGGAGGACATCTTCAATAGTGATGAATGGTGTCAGTCCAATAGCAGAGATGGCATCCTACCTGCCTTAAGGTTGAGCTACATTCATATGCCCTCGCATTTGAAAAGGTGCTTTGCTTACTGTGCATTGTTTCACAAAGATTACAAATTCAAAAAGGAAGAACTAATTCTACTGTGGATGGCCAACGATCTTTTGGAGCACCCTGGAAATACTAAAAGGATTGAAGATGTAGGTGATGAGTACTTCTGTGAATTAAGGCAGAGAGCATTTTTTCAAACGTCAAGTGATGATAGTTTCTACATGCATGATCTCATCAATGATTTGGCAAACTCTGTTTCAGGGAAGTATTATGTCAGGCTAGAAGATCATCACCAGCAACATAGCCTAGTAAATAAAGTAAGGCATTTCTCGTACACTTGCAGTTTTTGGGATGTGTACGAGAAATTCAAGCAGTTAAGTCAGGCCACACATTTGAGAACATTCCTTCCAATACGGAAGGATAAGCTATACATCCGTCCTATTAGTAaaaaatttttgcatgaaatacTGCCCAATTTGACATCTTTAAGGGTGCTGTCTTTGGCTGGTTATTCACTCCCTTATTTGCCTGATTCAATTCAGCGTTTGAAACAACTGCGACTCctaaatctctctctctcaaatatAGAAAATCTACCTGATTGGGTATGTACCTTCTATAATCTGCAGACCTTGTTGCTTTCAGACTGTAAGAATCTGGAGGAGTTGCCTGATGATATGGGAAAATTACTCAACTTGCGCCACCTTGACATTACAGGAACTCCATTGAAAAAATTGCCAGCACAAATTGGTGAACTGAAATGTCTTCAAGTCCTGACGACTTTTGTTTGTAACAAGGATCCTGGCCTAATGATTGAAGATCTAGGCAAACTTTGTAATCTTCGTGGGAAATTAACTGTTTCTGGGCTAGAAAATGCTGGTAATGGGCTTGATGCTACATTGGCCAATATGAAAGGAAAAAAGCATCTTGAAGATCTGTCGCTAGAATGGAATGGCACTGCTGACGATTCTCAAGAGGCAATAGATATTCTTCAAAAGCTACAACCCAGTTCAAGAATAAAACGTCTTGAAGTCAAAGGATATGGAGGGTCAAGATTTCCGGACTGGCTTGCAGACCAGTCATTCCACAACGTCGTATCAGTGATCCTCTCCAGATGTTCAAATTGCTTTTGCTTACCAGCTCTCGGGCAGCTGCCTTCTTTGAAGTTTCTCACAATTGCGGATATGGGTAAAATTTCAATAATCGACATGCAGTTTTATGGGAATGGTTCTGTCTTTGAAATATTTCAATCTCTCCAAATATTGAGAATTGAAGAAATGCCTGAATGGAAGGACTGGCTTGTGCCCAGAAAGGGTGTGTTTTGTGGCCTTCAAGAGCTCCACATAATTAATTGCCCTAAGTTGGTTGGTGATCTTCCCAAGCAGCTTTTGTCGTTGACAGAATTTGAGCTTTCTGGATGCCCGGGTCTTGTACTTTCAGATGGTCGATTCAGTATGTTTAATTCCTTGGATCTCTATtctctcaagaaattgaaaatctCCAATATGCCCAGTTTGGAGGACTTCACATCTGAGCTCAAAAAGTTAACTGGCCTTGAAGACTTTGAGATTGGGAATTGTCCAAAACTGATATCTATCTTTGACATGGGGCGCCTGCCAGCTAGCTTAAAAACCCTTAAAATATCTGGATGTCCACAAATGCAGTTCCTTCCAAAGGATTGCCTCTTTGGGTCCCTTGAGCAATTAAGGATAAGAGAGGCTGGTGACGCGCCGAAGGACCTCTCACTTGGTTTGCTACAGAAGATTCGTGATCTTGAAATTCAAGACTGTGAAGGCTTGGAGTCGTTGTCATTTGAACACGGGAGTGAAAATCTTGCATCACTTGGTTCCATTTTAGTATGGGGCTGTGGAAATCTGAGGTCTTTCCTGCAAGAAGGATTGCCTGCTGCAAACCTAACCTGGATAATGCTCTATGGCTGCAAGAAACTCAAGTTACTGCCTAAAGGGATGCGATCGCTCCTCCCATCTCTTCGACTTTTGTACATGTGGAATTGTCCCGAAATTGAATGCTTTCCAGAAGAGGGTTTGCCTTTCAGCCTGGAAACCCTTGAAATCTACAACTGCGAAATACTGATGAGCAGAAGAAGGGAGTGGAATCTGCAGACCCTTCCCTCCCTCAGAGAACTCATGATTGGTGAAACCCATCAGCAGTTGTTTCCTGAGGATTGGTTGCTGCCTTCAACTCTCAGAGTTCTTCGCATATATTTTCTTCATGATCTGGAAGCACTGAGTTATAAGAGCCTTAAACAGTTGATATCTCTTGAAACTCTGTGCATTTGGGGATGCCATCACCTGCAGTCGCTGCCTAAAGAGGGGCTTCCAAGATCTCTCTCGCAACTCATAGTCTATGACTGCCCATTGTTAAAACCCCATTTAGATTGCGCAACTGGCCAAGACTGGCGCAAGGTTGCACACATCTCCTGTTTAATGGTGGATGGTGAATTTGTCCCGTGA